tgACGAATCTAGATGTCTTGGTGAATGCGTTTACAGGTGTGTTTGTGTAGTGATACCTCTTCAATCGGTCTACGATGCTCGACGTCGGGAATCCGATGCAGTCATGGGACGTTTTACATTGAGAAGACGATGGCCAACGGCAAACGATCTGTGATGAGAGGTACATGTGTCCGTGTCGCGCGCTGGAGTATACGAAAGGGCGTTGTATCGAGGGCGGTAGAGCTACAAGTGACGTTCTGGATGGTTATAAGGCTATGGCATATGGATCTGACTTGCGGGAAGCGTATTGGCTTTTGAAGAAGACCAGATGGGATAGAGTCAGAGTAACTTGCTAGTACAGATCCCTTGTTGCTCCTCATTCagcccatcttctctctgtcAGTTTTGGGCGACAAAAGCCAGCTTTGAACAGACAAGGTGTTGGAAGCAAGTTGCACAAAATCACAGAGGCAGCATCTGCATAATGTCACAGATTACAGCTTGTCCAACGATAAGTGACAGGTAGATGGACATATGTTAATAGTGCAAAGGCGATGGCTGAGCTTTCTGTTCTGACTTGGCTGTTATACGGCACTTACCCAAGAAGCGACCCGTTAGCTCAGGGATATTTATACACCGATGCACTAATGGCAAATGAAGATGTAACTAACATGGGGTTGCAAGCATCGGAATTACATACGAATCCATCATCATAAGAAAGGAGTTGATGTTGGGAAGACTATCGGTAGCTTAATGCGAATGCAGCTGCAGTCAACCATCTAATGGAATTTCGTTGAACAGAAATCAGCCTCTATAAGCTGCTTACTACTTGTGATAGGCATGTTTGGAATACCATGATAATAAACCTGGACAAAAGAAATCACAACATTCTTGAAATGGAGCACAAGCCACAATAAGCATGACAAGTAGATGGATAAATATTGAATAATGCAGCGGGTGATGACTGAGCTGTTATACGGCACTTGTTCATTGAACGCCTTGCCGTTTCAGGGATGTTTCACGCTGTCTGCCGATGATGACTATAAAGATGTAGCTGTTGGATGAGTTGAGATGAGTTTACAAATATTGAAAGTTGTATACAAGTCTAGTATCACAAGAAAGAGTTGATGTTTGAGATACCGTCACTGAGATCCTAGACAAAAGCAATCACAACTCCTTGAATAGGAGCACAAGCTACAATAAGCAATATTCTCAAGTCGTATAAATCCTTCAACCGTGTAAATCCGATACACGTGCAAAATGTTCTAGAAAAAGCCTCACCAAGACTCATAATCCCTCATCCTCAGCTCAGTGTAGCATCTTTATACTAAACAGAGGTATTAAAACTTTTCCCAAGCTTACTGCGGTCTGAGCCCTCTTGGCAAAGTTCAATTAGGCCTTATGACGCGGCCAAGCCGTGCAAGCTTGCCAGAAGAGGTATAAAAACCGCACCGTCACTATGGATCCACGGCCAAAAAGAGACGACAAGACAAGATATCGCAGTTGTCTAGAACGCTCGAGCCTCGTCGTCCCTTCTCTAGGCAACAACTTTGAACATGTTTCACATGTCCGGCGCATAGACAATTTCCAGGTACCGAGATAACTTCTTGTTGGGCGAGGCCAAAGCAACTTAATTTAGCCGCTTGACAGGGCGCATAACAATCACCAACCCCACGGTCTCATGACTGTCTCAAAGGCCGATCTGCCGGCGCGTTGCCCATCCGAGTATCGACTCTGGGGAGCACCCCCCCGTCTAGTTCGTCTAGTTTGCGGGGTATTAGcggagctgcagaagagcaAATGCGGGATGAATGAGGGAAGCACGGGACGTAGAGGGGCTTATTCGCTGCTCCTTTGGCATATCTAGTCTCTGAGAGGAAAGATTTCATGGTAGCGGTGAAAAAAGTTCTTTTCAGAGCTCCAAATGAGTGTCTAGTTTGCCTGCTCACGATGTCAAACATGGGGGGGGTTTCTCAACTCCCACTTTGCATGATTGATCGCAAAGAGCCACAATCATGCCGCGCAATTCTCCGTTGAATCCGCATGAAAAACTCGGAAACAGGGGACTGCCTATTACGAGCGCATGAAGCTCGCTACGGACCACGCTGAGGCGTCGGTATTGTGTCCAAAGGCGGATGCGGTGCTTCCAGACTGGTCCGGGGAAGGGAACTCCAAAAGCTGTGAGGGTGTGTTGACGGCTCTGGGTGTGCCGTCTAAGCGCACAGCTATTGGAGCTATTGGAATCTTTCTTGCAGCTTCTTTAATTCGTTTGGCTTGTGATGCCGAAAATCCTCATTATTAATTTTACGGTGATGAGGGGAGTGGCAGTGTTGATAGGCTGCCAAGAGATGTCAAGTGTGGGTGGCTGTACACCAGCCAACCCTTGCAAAGCCAGGTGGAAATACCTAGTCTTGGATCCTCGCGTGCAGGACATGTGTGAAATGGAAGGAAATAGGAATCCTACAAGGGGGTGGCGACAGGATCGCCCAGATCATCTGGTTCCCGAGCTGTCCCGGCAACTCAAAACACTACTATTATTATCTGCTGCAAGTGGTGAGATGTTTACATGTTGATGGCATGAGCTTAATGTTAACTGAAACCCTCTTTCGGCACTCGTGCAGATGTTTCAGAGAAAGTCTTATCATGCTTATACTCTCGTATCCTTGGGAGCCAGAAGCGAGGCCGGGAACTTCTCACACCTCTACGACAATGCAACATTCCCCGTGCTCGGCCCCAGATAGTAATACTATAAAGCTCCGTACGCAAAGTCACGCACATGGCCGCTGGGCCCGCATTGGCGCCGGGGTAGGCGGGCGTCGTCTTACTGGCGGAGCAGTAGAAGCGCCGCATCGTGAAAAAGAGGACTCTCCAAGCCCCATGTGGAAGTTTGTCCTTGCGCTACGCGAAGTGCCTGGCCGCGAAAGGGTGTAGACAAGAAGCATTCTACTCGTCAATCGAGTTGAAAGATGCCGAGTTTGGGACTAGCAGATCTACTCGTCGTGGAGAAAAGCATGTGCTTTATAGAGGCCTTCTAGATGGGGCAGACGACGAGTATAAGACTGCCGCAGATCCGCTGTTTCACTCTATTCATGCCTTTCGATATTCCAAGAGCAAAGTGAAGTTTTAGTTTTCCCTTTATACACCAGGTTATCATCGTACAGGATGCGATCCGCAGCCATTTTCACAGCTCTCCTGGCGGGCCAGGCCTTTGCTTACCCGAAGCCGGTCATCCAGTCCACCAGCAAGCGGGATTGGCCTTCAATCAATGCCTTCCTCACCGAGATTGCGAAGATTATGCCTATTGGTGATACTGTCACGGCTGCTTGTGATCTGATTGGAGATGGTGAAGACATTGCTGCTGATCTCTTTGGCATCTCTGAAACTGAGAATGAGGCGTGCGGCGACGTAACCGTCTTGTTTGCTCGCGGTACTTGCGACCCTGGCAATGTCGGAGTACTTGTCGGacctttctttttcgagTCGCTGCAAAACGCACTCGGTAGCACATCTCTTGGTGTTCAAGGCTTCAACTACCCTGCGAGTGTTCAGGGCTTCCTGTCTGGAGCGGTCCAGCCAGGCATTGACTTGTAAGCTCCATACTTATTATTCGCTTTCCCACTGCAAAAAACCACCAGACTAACCAGCACTTTCAACTCAAATAGGGCCACTCAAATCACATCTGTCACACAGAGCTGCCCGAATACCAAGCTTGTGGTTGGTGGCTACTCCCAAGGCAGCTTGGTCGTCCACAACGCGGTGGGCCACTTGGATGCAGCAACCGCCTCCAAAATCAGCGCCGTGGTGCTCTTTGGCGACCCAAGAGACGGACAGGCTCTTCCCAACATTGCTGCTTCCAAGGTTCTGACCGTCTGCCACGATGGAGACAACATCTGCGCCGGTGGAGACATCATCCTGCTCCCACACTTGACATATGCCGAGGACGCAGATAccgctgctgcctttgttgCATCTCTTGTTTGAGAAATCACATGTTTTATTCCTGTACAAAAAAATCAAGGCGAAAAAATGGGGCGTAAGAAAATTACGCAGTGTATATAGCTGAGTGTTGGGCATCTTGAGGATTGCCATGATGATTAATGTATATAAGAAAGCGTTATGCGATTCAATATAAATTAcgtatatatttattaggtTATCCATTGTTTCATTATATGCTTCTTTCCTTCATACAATAATTCTTCCCGTGTTCTGGTTGGCTTTGTGTTACATCAAACGATCACTCCATGTGGTGGGCTAATGAAAGAAACGTGGTGAAGGGCCACGCTGGGAACACACACACAGCATTGAACAAATATATGATATAAATTTATCGCTAAAAACTAGTCTAAGTATATCAGGTTGCCTGAATATACTCCATAATAGAAACTCTAAAACTCTCGTAAGCCGATAGTTCTATACTAAGTCAACAACATCTAAGGTGTCTATTTGCGACCAATCAGTTCGAGATAGTGCTCTACAACAGACACTGTCTGCTCTTCGAACGACTTGAATTTGCCAAAAgtcttctcagccttggaTGAATCGACGTTAACTGGGGCCGTGATCGGCCGGGGAACAGACTCGAATTTGAAGACGCCATCAGCATAGGCCTCTGGGAAGCGTCTCTTGACGATTTCGAAGGAATCGGCCCAGTCAATTGAGGGAGGCGAATATGCAAGGAAATCCTCGTTGCCCTTGACAATGGACGAGTCCAGAGACTGAACGTGCATCTTGGCAACGTCGTCGACGTGAACGACGGCACCAATCAGGGGCTGATCACGAGCATGGCCGAGGAGAGGGCCAATGAGGAAGGCGTTGGAGCCCTTGACGATATCTGAAGCGTCGGTGATGGTGTCATCGCGACCGACGACGAAGGCAGgcatgatgttgatgacggagaaggcgggcttcttctcggcgaCGAATTTGTTGGTGGCCTCGAAAGCTAGAGCTTTGGAGACTTGGTAGGCGTTGACGGGTGATGCATAGGGTCCCACGGTGTTGACGGCGCGAGTTTTCTCTAAAAGGTATATGAGCATCTATTCGCTTCCACCATATAAAATATAGAACACGATCAAAGAAGTGACATACCGTCGGTCTTGACTCCACTGGCCAAGCTCTCGAAAGAAGCAACggacaagatggaggcagTAATGACGATTCTTTCGATGCCGGTCACCTTGTGTGCAGCCTCCAAGATGCTGACTGTGCCCCGAATGGCGGGCTGGATAACTTCAGATTGAAAGCCCTCTTCGGTATCAACTGGCCGGACAAGTGGAGAAGCAACGTGCACGACATATTTGACACCCTTGACGGCTTCATCGTAAGCCCCGGGAACAGTAATGTCGGGGACAATGATGCTCTCTAGGTTCGAGACATAGGGAGCAAGAGGCTTGAGCGAGGCGATGCGGTCAAAACCAGCTTGGTTGCGGACAGCGGCGCGGACTTTGTAACCGGCTTTGAGGACTTCAACAAGAGTTTTGAAGCCAATCATGCCAGTGCCGCCGGTGAGCTAAACAGAATAGGGTTGTTAATAAAAATGATGACTAAGTGCAGAGATTGAAGGATTCAGAAACGTATAAGACTTGGAAGTTGATGAGGACTTACAAGAACGAGATCGCCAGCCATGGTGATAGTTTAGTAGTTTTGTGGATTTTTGGTAGAGGTTTTGTCTTAAAAATCAAGTGATTGATTGCTTTGTTTTATTGTTGAGTTGCTTGTAGCTGTGTGTGCTATTGTTTGTTGAATTGagtctgaagatgaagatggaaagcaCAACATTGCTGCTTTCGGGCTCCTTATATCCATCTCCCGTCGACGCGAATTACTACATATTTCAAATATTGTATCTCAAATCTTCCATCTGTTGCCATCGTGATACTTGTTAAATTCTCCAAGATTTCTAATCTGGATTCGGACTTTTCCTATATCCAGGGCAACATGAGCTATTCGCGGCTTTTTCGTGGCGTTGAAAAGCCATGGTACGGACATGTAGAAATTGCGGCCTTACGGATGCACCGTAACACCGCAGCGGGCCTAAATGCCTTTCTCTGATTCGCAAGTTGCTCAAAGAAAGTCCGCAGAAATAGCTAGGATCCACTTTATGGAAAATTCTACGCCGGCGCCATGAGCTCCAGCCACGGCCGATTACGATCATGACGCAGTAGCTGATTACTATCCAGGGAATTATTGATTAGTCGAACGTTCTATGATTGGCCCGCAATCATTAATAATGGCTGAACAAGAGTTGGAACGTTTTGGATCCCGAGGTGCATTCCTAGTGCACAATGGTGAGGAAATATGTAAACTGTTTAGAATAACACCGCTTGATGGGCGTGACTCGGCCGACTTCTAGATAACTGTACAAAGGTACCAATGTATATCAGCTGGCAATGTCGTAGTGGCAATGCTGTAATAATTCCGAGACGGCCTTGATTGTGTCGCCGCTTAAAGCCGCAATTAGGGTTCCTGCAGCTATCGCTTGAGGATTCTTGTTTACAAATAGGATTCTGTGCAGCTGAGTGACCAAGTCAGTTGCGCGTATAGACTGTTGACTACTAATGCAATTTGTATATTCCATtcgatttgatttgattccAGTACCTAAAGTACGGGTTAGTTAGATTCGGCTAGATGTGATGCCGCGGACATCACGCAAAATTGGACACATTCACAGATAACTAGAATGGCTAGAATAGGATAGAATATATCTCATTCTTTTTGAATGACAAATACTAACTTGAACAGAAACTGCCACAGTTGCCTATTTGCGAATTACATGACTAAGCGCCGCCCTCAAACTCTGGCTAttgtttcttccccttcctcttTCCCTCTCGAACACATGAGCAAAGAGTGCGTTAACTCTAGCTCATGTAGTTTTCGCCACGTAACTATTAGCGACATATGTGGCTTCATATGTTGGAAAGTTTCAGTCGCCTAGCCGTTCGAAGGCGACAACTACAATGCCCTCTAATACGTGTATCAATCTATGTAACCTCCATAGCTGACGAATGTGTCTGTCTGTATACAAGAAAAATGGCCTTTAAACTACGGTATTCTGTGTCACTACTTCACATATAATAGGCACTAAAACCATGAACTTATTGCTATATGCTTCTGTGGGCACGGAATTAAACATGAAGTAAGTCCGCGTGGTATGGTCATATTTCACTCCCTCGCTTATATTCAGCCTCAGCACTAAATTTAACAATGGTTCGTCAATAATTATGCCACTACACAGTTCTCTGTAGAAGCATGATTGGTAATGCAGCTCAAGGCAACGTGAATACGCGGACTTGATCAACTCGCAATTCCCGCAGAATCCAGTTCTTAGTACATATATAGCAGCTCCCGATTGGTTGTCATCTATCCAAACGCTAATATTTCATAAGCATTTCTATCTACGCAAACGTCATGGACAATTTGCATTAATAGCCTTAAAATTATCTGTTGTAAAAGCATATTCATCTTGATTATGACGCCTCTCCAGTAGGCATTCGTCATTCCAATAATTGTATTCTGGATCATGATTCCACGCATCTGGTCCCATTGATGACTGCTCCATTGACGCCATCAGCATGCAGATTGGCGTTCCATCGCTGCTACCAGGCCCTCGCTTATAAACCGCCTGCACTGGAATTGGCAACTGCATCGGAAATGGGGACAGATCTAACCATCTTTCCCCGGTCTTTCACAGCTTTATTTTCTCATGAATCCACTAGTACGGCAACAAGTCGGAAATACGAGTAgcttttccaaaaaaaaataaaaaataaaaaaagcataaATTAGGACGGTCGCCAAGATTACCATCAAAGCTGCTTCCCTCCATCATCTTACTCTCGAGACTACAGGATCCTTAAAACGAAGACTATAGGAATTAATAAGCAGCGTGCATAAGCCAGATTCAAGCCGGTCGTGAAGCCATGTATCCTGGTTAAGGCGAGGTGTGGGCATGAAATTGGGTTATTCCAACCATTTTTGGCGGCGACAATCGCGTCCTCCCAGAGCCAAATTCCCAGACGAAAATTCCAGTCTTGCCGCAAACAGTTTGTGGACT
This portion of the Trichoderma atroviride chromosome 6, complete sequence genome encodes:
- a CDS encoding uncharacterized protein (EggNog:ENOG41) translates to MAGDLVLLTGGTGMIGFKTLVEVLKAGYKVRAAVRNQAGFDRIASLKPLAPYVSNLESIIVPDITVPGAYDEAVKGVKYVVHVASPLVRPVDTEEGFQSEVIQPAIRGTVSILEAAHKVTGIERIVITASILSVASFESLASGVKTDEKTRAVNTVGPYASPVNAYQVSKALAFEATNKFVAEKKPAFSVINIMPAFVVGRDDTITDASDIVKGSNAFLIGPLLGHARDQPLIGAVVHVDDVAKMHVQSLDSSIVKGNEDFLAYSPPSIDWADSFEIVKRRFPEAYADGVFKFESVPRPITAPVNVDSSKAEKTFGKFKSFEEQTVSVVEHYLELIGRK
- a CDS encoding uncharacterized protein (CAZy:CE5~SECRETED:SignalP(1-17)), yielding MRSAAIFTALLAGQAFAYPKPVIQSTSKRDWPSINAFLTEIAKIMPIGDTVTAACDLIGDGEDIAADLFGISETENEACGDVTVLFARGTCDPGNVGVLVGPFFFESLQNALGSTSLGVQGFNYPASVQGFLSGAVQPGIDLATQITSVTQSCPNTKLVVGGYSQGSLVVHNAVGHLDAATASKISAVVLFGDPRDGQALPNIAASKVLTVCHDGDNICAGGDIILLPHLTYAEDADTAAAFVASLV